A stretch of Lysinibacillus agricola DNA encodes these proteins:
- the sdhA gene encoding succinate dehydrogenase flavoprotein subunit — MAKSKVIVVGGGLAGLMATIKAAEVGTEVDLFSLVPVKRSHSVCAQGGINGAVNTKGEGDSPWIHFDDTVYGGDFLANQPPVKGMCDAAPGIIHLMDRMGVMFNRTPEGLLDFRRFGGTLMHRTAFSGATTGQQLLYALDEQVRSHEVAGLVNKYEHWEFLGAVVDPDGVCRGIVAQDMRTEEIKSFRADAVIMATGGPGIIFGKTTNSVINTGSAASIVYQQGASYANGEFIQIHPTAIPGDDKNRLMSESARGEGGRIWTYKDGKPWYFLEEKYPAYGNLVPRDIATREIFDVCVNQKLGINGENMVYLDLSHKDPHELDVKLGGIIEIYEKFVRDDPRKLPMKIFPAVHYSMGGLWVDYNQMTEIPGLFAAGECDYSQHGANRLGANSLLSAIYGGMVAGPNAVDYVKHLKKHAEDLPQEVFDARVKEEQAKWDAIMKMDGTENAYLLHKELGEMMTATMTVVRYNDQLEDTFNKLEEFQKRWENININDTQKWSNQGAHFTRQLKNMIYLAKVMTKGALLRNESRGAHYKPDFPNRDDENFLKTTIAKFDPTTGNPVITYQEVDVSLIPPRKRDYSAKGD, encoded by the coding sequence ATGGCGAAAAGCAAAGTAATTGTTGTCGGCGGCGGTCTAGCTGGTCTGATGGCAACGATTAAAGCAGCTGAAGTTGGCACTGAAGTTGATTTATTCTCATTAGTTCCTGTAAAACGCTCACACTCTGTATGTGCGCAGGGCGGAATTAATGGTGCGGTAAATACAAAAGGTGAAGGGGATTCTCCTTGGATCCACTTTGATGATACAGTATACGGTGGGGACTTCTTAGCGAACCAACCACCAGTTAAGGGTATGTGTGATGCAGCCCCTGGAATTATTCACTTAATGGACCGTATGGGGGTAATGTTCAACCGTACACCAGAAGGTCTTCTTGACTTCCGTCGTTTCGGTGGTACTTTAATGCACCGTACAGCCTTCTCTGGTGCAACAACTGGTCAGCAATTACTATACGCACTAGACGAGCAAGTTCGTTCTCACGAAGTAGCTGGTTTAGTGAACAAATATGAGCACTGGGAATTCCTTGGTGCAGTAGTCGATCCTGACGGCGTTTGTCGTGGTATCGTAGCGCAAGATATGCGTACAGAAGAAATCAAATCATTCCGTGCAGACGCTGTTATTATGGCGACTGGTGGCCCTGGTATTATCTTCGGTAAAACAACAAACTCTGTTATTAATACAGGTTCTGCTGCTTCTATCGTTTACCAACAAGGTGCCTCATACGCGAATGGTGAGTTCATCCAAATTCACCCAACAGCGATTCCTGGAGATGACAAAAACCGTCTAATGTCAGAATCAGCTCGTGGTGAAGGTGGCCGTATTTGGACGTATAAAGACGGTAAGCCTTGGTACTTCTTAGAAGAGAAATACCCTGCATATGGTAACTTAGTACCACGTGATATTGCAACACGTGAAATTTTCGACGTTTGTGTAAACCAAAAACTTGGTATCAACGGCGAAAACATGGTATACCTAGATCTTTCTCATAAAGATCCACACGAATTAGACGTTAAACTAGGTGGTATCATCGAGATCTACGAAAAATTCGTGAGGGATGACCCACGTAAATTACCAATGAAAATCTTCCCGGCAGTTCACTACTCAATGGGTGGATTATGGGTTGACTACAACCAAATGACTGAAATTCCTGGTCTATTTGCAGCAGGTGAATGTGATTATTCTCAACATGGTGCAAACCGTCTTGGTGCGAACTCATTATTATCTGCTATCTATGGCGGTATGGTTGCTGGACCAAACGCTGTAGATTACGTTAAACATCTTAAAAAGCATGCTGAAGATCTTCCACAAGAAGTATTCGATGCTCGCGTTAAAGAAGAACAAGCTAAATGGGATGCTATCATGAAAATGGATGGCACAGAAAACGCTTACTTACTTCATAAAGAGCTTGGTGAAATGATGACTGCTACTATGACAGTAGTACGTTACAACGACCAACTTGAAGATACATTTAACAAACTTGAGGAATTCCAAAAACGTTGGGAAAACATTAACATCAACGATACACAAAAATGGAGTAACCAAGGTGCTCACTTTACGCGTCAGTTGAAAAATATGATTTATCTAGCGAAAGTAATGACAAAAGGTGCATTATTACGTAACGAATCTCGTGGTGCACACTACAAGCCAGATTTCCCGAACCGTGATGATGAGAACTTCTTAAAAACAACAATAGCGAAGTTTGACCCAACTACTGGTAATCCAGTCATCACGTATCAAGAAGTCGACGTTTCATTAATTCCACCACGTAAACGTGATTACTCTGCGAAAGGAGACTAA
- a CDS encoding succinate dehydrogenase cytochrome b558 subunit has translation MSKDREFLWRRLHSLLGIIPVGLFLTMHLFINFTATGGAESYNDATAVMEKIPFLILVEWIVIYIPLMFHAFYGVYIAFTATPNTGRFSTYRNWMYSLQRFTGVFLVIFIAWHIFQTRIQKALGTEVDYDMMADIVSNPFMLGFYIVGIISATFHLSNGLWAFLVSWGITQSPQSQKIATYVTNIIFVILSVVGVAAILAFV, from the coding sequence TTGTCGAAAGATCGAGAGTTTTTATGGCGTCGCTTACATTCTCTACTTGGTATCATTCCAGTAGGTCTGTTTTTAACGATGCACCTGTTCATTAACTTTACAGCAACAGGCGGAGCAGAAAGTTACAACGATGCTACCGCAGTAATGGAAAAGATTCCATTCCTTATCCTAGTTGAATGGATTGTCATCTATATTCCATTAATGTTCCACGCATTTTATGGTGTCTACATTGCATTCACTGCTACACCAAATACAGGACGTTTCAGCACATACCGTAACTGGATGTACTCATTACAACGTTTCACTGGTGTATTCTTAGTGATCTTCATTGCATGGCATATTTTCCAAACTCGTATTCAAAAAGCGCTTGGTACAGAAGTTGATTACGACATGATGGCAGATATCGTTTCTAATCCATTCATGCTTGGATTCTACATTGTTGGTATTATATCAGCAACTTTCCACTTATCAAACGGTTTATGGGCATTCCTAGTAAGCTGGGGTATTACACAATCTCCTCAGTCTCAAAAGATTGCTACTTATGTAACAAACATTATTTTCGTAATTCTAAGTGTAGTTGGTGTGGCTGCTATTTTAGCTTTCGTATAA
- a CDS encoding YslB family protein — protein MLNTPSPTISAFGYEIIRDYILSSILGKHEGDVLYWAGKDLARKFPCKSQDELIAFFADACWGNLELIKESKDGRIFQLTNDPELLQIGLRSFRLEAGFIAEQIQQAKGYLTECYDEKREKQQNVMFTVKWDVKERIMNTVPSE, from the coding sequence ATGTTAAACACTCCATCTCCTACAATCTCAGCATTTGGCTATGAGATAATTCGCGATTATATTTTATCTTCCATTCTTGGTAAACATGAAGGTGATGTCCTTTATTGGGCAGGAAAAGACCTAGCACGGAAGTTCCCATGTAAAAGTCAAGATGAACTTATCGCATTTTTCGCAGATGCCTGTTGGGGTAATTTAGAGCTTATCAAAGAATCGAAGGATGGACGTATATTCCAGTTGACAAATGATCCAGAACTGTTACAAATCGGTCTTCGTAGCTTTAGACTTGAAGCAGGATTTATAGCTGAGCAAATTCAACAAGCAAAAGGTTATTTAACAGAATGCTATGATGAAAAACGTGAAAAGCAACAGAACGTTATGTTTACAGTGAAATGGGACGTCAAAGAACGAATTATGAATACTGTTCCTTCTGAATAA
- a CDS encoding methyl-accepting chemotaxis protein — MALLGLFQKPMDESVEIHNDSEIQILKKRILELELEQESIDVKNAILDFVLAHMELINFQTALKVQSVSTSVGDISAMSEEMSSNTEEMLAVEQNANANIQEIKLHSIQLVEDMETSITKGEMVQELLAKGAHSTEQLNNEMSKMNDIGKSVTEIADQTQLLSLNASIEAARAGEHGKGFNVVAMEVGKLANSSKDSLQEMTKIRSVIDKKLHNTKTNIDQVEHYFTDFLSIMKANIANLTVASKNIEEAAHGIHQITAASEENVVAVDRLAITTTELSHTSDFSDIIQNQVSEMLKAIVPTIRKPLEQTVVSQLAARLMDHASFLRNAIQKAGHKETLKTHHQCAFGKWYYGHFEQYQNIPEYRYIEQPHELVHTAAQKLVNELSISNLEDMIQHSLNILEAFISLIDVLLKERHAQL; from the coding sequence ATGGCATTATTAGGTTTATTTCAAAAGCCAATGGATGAAAGCGTTGAGATCCACAATGATTCTGAAATACAAATATTAAAAAAGCGAATTCTGGAATTGGAACTCGAGCAGGAAAGTATCGATGTGAAAAATGCGATTTTGGACTTTGTACTAGCACATATGGAGTTAATTAATTTTCAAACAGCTTTAAAGGTTCAAAGTGTCTCAACGAGTGTAGGGGATATTTCAGCAATGAGTGAGGAAATGTCGTCAAATACAGAAGAGATGCTAGCGGTTGAGCAAAATGCTAATGCAAATATTCAAGAGATAAAACTGCATTCGATACAACTAGTAGAGGATATGGAGACATCTATTACAAAAGGAGAGATGGTTCAGGAGCTGTTAGCCAAAGGAGCTCATTCAACAGAACAGCTGAATAATGAAATGAGTAAAATGAACGATATTGGTAAAAGTGTAACAGAGATTGCTGATCAAACACAATTATTGTCCTTAAATGCCTCTATTGAAGCTGCACGTGCTGGCGAACATGGAAAGGGCTTTAATGTTGTAGCGATGGAGGTAGGGAAGTTAGCTAACAGTTCTAAAGATTCATTGCAAGAAATGACGAAGATTCGATCAGTCATCGATAAGAAATTACATAATACAAAAACAAATATCGACCAAGTTGAACATTACTTCACTGATTTTTTAAGTATCATGAAAGCCAATATTGCTAATTTGACAGTAGCAAGTAAAAATATTGAAGAGGCAGCACATGGAATTCATCAAATAACAGCCGCATCTGAAGAAAATGTAGTAGCTGTAGATCGTTTAGCGATAACAACGACAGAATTATCACATACAAGTGACTTCTCGGATATTATACAGAATCAAGTATCTGAAATGTTAAAAGCTATTGTACCAACAATTCGAAAGCCCTTAGAGCAAACGGTAGTTAGCCAATTGGCAGCAAGGTTAATGGATCATGCTAGTTTTTTGCGAAATGCTATTCAAAAGGCTGGACATAAAGAAACTTTAAAAACGCATCATCAATGTGCGTTTGGGAAATGGTATTATGGACATTTTGAGCAATATCAGAATATACCGGAGTATCGTTATATAGAACAACCTCATGAATTAGTACATACGGCCGCGCAAAAATTAGTGAATGAACTATCAATTAGTAACTTAGAAGACATGATTCAACACTCACTTAATATTTTAGAAGCATTTATTTCGTTAATAGATGTGCTTTTAAAAGAAAGACATGCTCAGCTATAA
- a CDS encoding aspartate kinase gives MEKIVMKFGGAALASTEHIQNVAKKAIAEKERGFDVVVVTAAMGSMAKELAKMARDLSDNASKRELDALFSTTSHLTSTLVAIALQEEGYDAVSLTGWQAGIQTDDMYSNARIDEIDASRIEKHFTQGEIVIVAGEQGIDNSRNITTFSKGGAETSAIAIAAKLKAERVDIYTNVDGVYTADPNHVAGAQKLKEISYDEMLELSNLGSQILHPRAVELAKKFQIPVIIRSSEIDTVGTLLKEEVEMEKNLIVRGVAYESDVIRLTVGYDAYSNASLADMFTILAENRINVDIIVQAIIDGLKPTVSFTILKEEFADALRVLEDSKLSLGFSFADFEIGLAKVSIIGSGMASNPGVAARMFDRLRREGILVKMVSTSEIKVSVVVPQDEMIRAANALHDEFNLEQALYI, from the coding sequence ATGGAGAAAATTGTGATGAAATTTGGTGGTGCTGCATTAGCATCAACAGAGCACATTCAAAATGTTGCGAAAAAGGCGATTGCAGAAAAGGAAAGAGGTTTTGATGTTGTCGTTGTCACTGCAGCAATGGGGAGTATGGCTAAAGAATTAGCAAAGATGGCTCGTGATTTATCAGACAATGCATCTAAGCGTGAATTAGATGCACTATTTTCAACAACCTCACATCTAACAAGTACGTTAGTGGCAATTGCTTTGCAGGAAGAAGGATATGATGCAGTGTCATTAACAGGCTGGCAAGCAGGTATTCAAACTGATGATATGTATAGCAATGCCCGCATTGATGAGATTGATGCTAGTCGAATAGAAAAGCATTTTACACAGGGGGAAATCGTAATCGTTGCAGGGGAACAGGGTATCGATAATTCACGGAATATTACGACGTTTAGTAAAGGTGGGGCGGAAACATCGGCTATAGCTATTGCAGCAAAGTTGAAGGCGGAGCGCGTAGATATTTACACGAATGTGGATGGAGTATACACAGCTGATCCAAACCATGTTGCTGGGGCACAAAAGCTAAAAGAAATTTCTTACGATGAGATGCTAGAACTATCAAACTTAGGATCACAAATTTTACACCCGCGAGCTGTAGAGTTAGCAAAGAAGTTTCAAATCCCAGTTATCATTCGGTCGAGCGAAATAGATACAGTAGGTACTTTATTGAAGGAGGAAGTTGAAATGGAGAAAAATTTAATTGTACGTGGTGTTGCCTATGAGTCAGACGTTATTCGCCTAACGGTGGGTTATGATGCTTATTCAAATGCTTCGTTAGCAGATATGTTTACAATACTTGCAGAAAATCGCATAAACGTCGATATTATCGTACAAGCAATCATTGATGGCTTAAAGCCGACTGTATCGTTTACCATTTTAAAAGAGGAGTTCGCCGATGCATTACGTGTCCTAGAAGATAGCAAATTATCACTAGGGTTTAGTTTTGCTGATTTTGAAATCGGCTTAGCAAAAGTCTCTATTATTGGCTCAGGTATGGCATCTAATCCAGGAGTTGCTGCACGTATGTTTGATCGTTTACGTCGTGAAGGTATCCTGGTAAAAATGGTAAGTACATCTGAAATAAAAGTGTCCGTTGTTGTACCTCAGGACGAAATGATTCGTGCAGCAAATGCATTACATGATGAATTTAATTTAGAACAGGCGCTTTACATATAA
- the uvrC gene encoding excinuclease ABC subunit UvrC, whose amino-acid sequence MNDLIKRKLEILPDQPGCYLMKDRQGTIIYVGKAKVLKNRVRSYFTGTHEGKTQRLVSEIEDFEYIVTSSNIEALILELNLIKLHDPKYNVMLTDDKTYPYLKITNEKHPRLITTRKVKKDKAKYFGPYPNAYAASETKKLLDRLYPLRKCVQLPSKVCLYYHMGQCLAPCVKDIDAQIYHDMIEDMTKFLNGGVEAVKKELEVKMLAAAENLEFERAKEFRDQIAHIDTVMQKQKIVSSDTTNRDVFGYAVEKGWMCVQVFFVRQGKLIERDVSIFPIYQEAEEEFLTFVGRFYDKLEHIKPKEIFIPQSIDADILMELLDVRVLTPKRGQKKELVELATKNAEIAVAAKFQLIERQEERTIGACEALGEAMSISTPLRIEAFDNSHMHGTDAVSAMVVFIDGKPAKKEYRKYKTRTAAKHDDYGAMQEVIRRRYTRVLKDGLPLPDLVLIDGGKGQMEVAREVLEDELGLVIPIAGLAKDEKHNTSQLLFGDPAEVIALKRTSDGFYLLQRIQDEVHRFAITFLRQQHEKHAIQSVLDQIEGIGPKRKQQLLKHFGSVKKIREASEHALQEAGIPANLASNIYAYFQQETLSKD is encoded by the coding sequence ATGAATGATTTAATTAAACGGAAGCTTGAAATTTTACCAGATCAGCCTGGCTGCTATTTGATGAAGGATCGGCAAGGAACAATTATTTATGTTGGGAAGGCAAAAGTGCTAAAAAATCGAGTACGCTCGTATTTTACTGGTACTCATGAAGGGAAAACACAGAGACTTGTAAGTGAAATTGAAGATTTTGAGTACATTGTGACATCCTCCAATATTGAAGCTTTAATTTTAGAGCTTAATCTTATTAAACTTCATGATCCGAAGTACAATGTTATGCTGACGGATGATAAAACGTATCCGTATCTAAAAATTACGAATGAAAAACACCCACGTCTTATTACAACACGAAAAGTGAAAAAAGATAAGGCGAAGTATTTTGGTCCATATCCAAATGCATATGCAGCAAGTGAGACGAAAAAACTGCTTGATCGTTTATATCCGCTGCGAAAATGTGTACAACTGCCTTCCAAGGTTTGTTTATATTATCATATGGGACAATGTCTAGCCCCTTGTGTGAAAGATATTGATGCTCAAATTTACCACGATATGATTGAGGATATGACGAAATTTTTAAATGGTGGAGTTGAGGCTGTCAAAAAGGAGCTAGAGGTTAAAATGCTAGCGGCTGCAGAAAATTTAGAGTTTGAGCGTGCAAAGGAATTTCGCGATCAGATTGCACATATTGATACAGTCATGCAAAAGCAAAAAATCGTATCAAGTGATACAACGAACCGCGATGTATTTGGCTATGCAGTCGAGAAAGGCTGGATGTGTGTTCAAGTTTTCTTTGTTCGCCAAGGAAAGCTTATCGAGCGAGATGTCTCGATTTTCCCAATTTATCAAGAGGCAGAAGAGGAATTTTTAACGTTCGTTGGTCGATTTTACGACAAGCTAGAGCACATTAAGCCTAAGGAAATTTTTATCCCACAATCCATTGATGCGGATATTTTAATGGAATTACTAGATGTTAGGGTGCTGACACCGAAACGTGGGCAAAAAAAAGAGCTTGTTGAATTAGCGACTAAAAATGCTGAAATTGCTGTTGCAGCAAAGTTCCAGCTTATTGAACGTCAGGAAGAACGCACAATAGGGGCATGTGAGGCACTCGGTGAAGCTATGAGCATTTCTACGCCTTTACGGATTGAAGCTTTCGATAATAGCCATATGCATGGGACAGATGCTGTATCTGCAATGGTTGTATTTATCGATGGCAAACCTGCAAAGAAGGAGTATCGAAAGTACAAAACACGTACAGCTGCTAAACATGATGATTACGGAGCAATGCAGGAAGTAATCCGTCGTCGATACACCCGTGTATTAAAAGATGGTCTACCTTTGCCAGATTTAGTACTAATTGATGGTGGGAAGGGGCAAATGGAAGTCGCGCGAGAAGTATTAGAAGATGAGCTCGGCCTTGTCATTCCAATTGCCGGATTAGCAAAAGATGAAAAGCATAATACGTCACAGCTTTTATTTGGTGATCCAGCTGAAGTAATTGCGTTAAAGCGCACAAGCGATGGATTCTACTTACTGCAACGAATTCAGGACGAAGTACACCGCTTTGCTATTACCTTCTTACGACAGCAGCACGAGAAGCATGCTATACAATCTGTCCTCGATCAAATAGAAGGCATTGGTCCAAAGCGAAAACAGCAATTACTCAAGCATTTTGGCTCTGTCAAAAAAATTCGTGAGGCAAGTGAACACGCATTACAGGAAGCCGGTATTCCTGCTAATCTAGCTAGCAATATCTATGCTTATTTTCAACAAGAGACATTGTCAAAGGATTAG
- the trxA gene encoding thioredoxin, with protein sequence MAIVHATDATFQDDIKEGLVLVDFWAAWCGPCKMIGPVLEEMDAAGSAAKIVKVDVDNNQGTAAQYQIMSIPSLLLFKDGELVDKTVGFQPKEALEAFITKHA encoded by the coding sequence ATGGCAATTGTACATGCAACAGATGCGACTTTCCAAGATGATATTAAAGAAGGGTTAGTGCTAGTAGACTTTTGGGCTGCTTGGTGCGGACCATGTAAAATGATTGGGCCAGTTCTTGAAGAAATGGACGCTGCAGGTAGTGCGGCTAAAATTGTAAAAGTAGATGTAGATAACAACCAAGGTACGGCAGCACAATATCAAATCATGTCTATCCCATCTTTACTATTATTTAAAGATGGTGAATTAGTAGACAAAACTGTTGGCTTCCAACCAAAAGAAGCGTTAGAAGCATTTATCACTAAACATGCTTAA
- a CDS encoding amino acid permease encodes MEKDNQKLQRTMTSRHITMMALGGAIGAGLFKGSSAAIDMAGPSVLLAYLLGGIILLFVMQGLAEMAVRNSEARTFRDLVQTIFRKYPAYFLDWIYWKMWVLNIAAESIVAAIFIQYWLPDYPIWILALSVSVLVTAINLLSVKVFAETEYWLALIKITVIVVFIIAGLILLLVTFGNHTAVGFSNLTEQGGFFPNGSTGLIAAMLVVIYSYGGTEIIGITLAETKNPEKVVPKAVRSTLVRIVTFYLLPFFIIVSLIPWNEVNGVPESPFVMVFKMIGIPGADHIMNAVVILAIISSMNSGLYGSSRVLYTQAVDGRVPKIFAHLSKRKVPVYAILMCTLALYMAVIFSLFAGSKTFDFLMGSLGYTVLFIWLIIAIAHLKSRKKQPEETSAYAVKWFPYTTWIAIIALSAILIGIIFTTSIIVTGITLAIYLFITLTYVYKGRFQEN; translated from the coding sequence ATGGAAAAAGATAACCAGAAATTACAGAGAACAATGACCTCGCGGCATATTACGATGATGGCTTTAGGTGGTGCCATTGGTGCAGGGTTATTTAAAGGGAGCAGTGCAGCCATTGATATGGCTGGGCCATCAGTACTTTTGGCGTACTTACTAGGTGGGATTATTCTGTTATTTGTTATGCAAGGTCTTGCGGAAATGGCTGTCCGAAATAGCGAAGCCAGAACATTTAGAGATTTAGTTCAAACAATTTTTAGGAAGTATCCAGCTTATTTTCTAGATTGGATCTATTGGAAAATGTGGGTGTTAAATATTGCAGCGGAATCCATTGTTGCGGCTATTTTTATTCAATATTGGTTGCCAGATTACCCAATTTGGATACTTGCATTATCTGTTTCGGTGTTAGTTACAGCTATTAACTTGTTATCAGTGAAAGTTTTTGCTGAAACTGAATATTGGCTGGCGTTAATTAAAATTACCGTTATTGTGGTGTTCATCATAGCGGGATTAATTTTATTACTTGTTACTTTTGGAAATCATACGGCTGTTGGTTTTTCTAATTTAACGGAGCAAGGTGGTTTCTTCCCGAACGGATCAACGGGTTTAATTGCTGCAATGCTTGTAGTTATTTATTCTTATGGTGGTACTGAAATTATTGGTATTACATTGGCTGAAACGAAAAATCCTGAAAAAGTAGTGCCAAAAGCTGTTCGCAGTACATTAGTTCGTATTGTGACTTTCTATTTACTGCCTTTCTTTATTATCGTAAGCTTGATTCCTTGGAATGAGGTTAATGGGGTGCCAGAAAGTCCGTTTGTGATGGTTTTTAAAATGATTGGAATTCCTGGTGCTGATCATATTATGAACGCTGTTGTTATACTCGCCATTATTTCATCAATGAACTCGGGACTTTATGGTTCATCTCGCGTTCTATATACACAAGCTGTGGACGGGCGTGTTCCTAAAATCTTTGCACATTTGTCGAAAAGAAAAGTTCCGGTATATGCCATATTAATGTGTACGTTAGCTTTATATATGGCCGTAATATTTTCTTTATTTGCGGGAAGCAAAACCTTTGATTTCTTAATGGGTTCACTTGGATACACTGTGTTATTCATTTGGCTAATTATTGCGATTGCGCATCTGAAATCGCGTAAAAAACAGCCGGAAGAAACAAGTGCCTATGCGGTAAAATGGTTCCCTTATACAACTTGGATAGCTATTATTGCGTTAAGTGCAATCCTGATTGGTATCATTTTTACAACATCTATTATCGTAACAGGTATTACATTAGCTATTTATCTCTTTATTACGTTAACTTATGTCTATAAAGGTCGTTTTCAAGAAAATTAG
- a CDS encoding electron transfer flavoprotein subunit alpha/FixB family protein, with amino-acid sequence MSKKVLVLGEVREGSLRNVSFEAIAAAKQIADGGEVVGVLLGDAVANLTGPLFEYGADRVITVEHPHLKQYTSDGYGQALLAVIEQEKPTGIVFGHTANGKDLSPKIASKLQAGLVSDVTSIEGAGDDVVFIRPIYSGKAFEKVKVKDGLVLASIRPNNIAPLEKVAGKSGDVASIAVDITNLRTIIKEVVRKSSEGVDLSEAKVVVAGGRGVKSEEGFEPLKELADLLGGAVGASRGACDAEYCDYSLQIGQTGKVVTPDLYIAAGISGAIQHLAGMSNSKVIVAINKDPEANIFKVADYGIVGDLFEVVPLLIEEFKALKVNA; translated from the coding sequence ATGTCAAAAAAAGTATTAGTATTAGGTGAAGTTCGTGAAGGAAGCTTACGTAATGTTTCTTTCGAAGCAATTGCAGCTGCAAAGCAAATCGCAGATGGCGGTGAGGTTGTTGGTGTTCTTTTAGGAGATGCTGTGGCAAATTTAACAGGTCCATTATTTGAATATGGTGCTGATCGTGTTATAACGGTGGAGCATCCACATTTGAAACAATATACATCTGATGGCTATGGTCAAGCTTTATTAGCGGTTATTGAACAAGAAAAGCCAACTGGTATCGTGTTTGGTCATACTGCAAACGGTAAAGATTTATCGCCAAAAATTGCAAGTAAATTACAAGCAGGTCTTGTATCCGATGTAACATCTATTGAAGGTGCTGGCGATGATGTTGTATTCATCCGTCCAATTTATTCTGGCAAAGCTTTTGAAAAAGTTAAAGTAAAAGACGGCTTGGTTTTAGCTTCAATTCGTCCAAATAATATTGCACCATTAGAAAAAGTGGCCGGTAAATCAGGTGATGTAGCTTCTATTGCTGTAGATATTACAAACCTTCGTACAATCATTAAAGAGGTTGTACGTAAATCTTCAGAGGGTGTCGATCTTTCAGAGGCAAAAGTAGTTGTAGCAGGTGGTCGTGGCGTAAAATCAGAGGAAGGCTTTGAGCCATTAAAAGAGTTAGCAGATTTACTTGGTGGTGCAGTTGGTGCTTCACGTGGTGCATGTGACGCTGAATATTGTGACTACTCACTTCAAATTGGTCAAACTGGTAAGGTAGTAACACCTGACCTTTACATCGCAGCAGGTATTTCTGGAGCAATTCAGCACTTAGCAGGTATGTCCAACTCAAAAGTAATTGTTGCGATAAATAAAGATCCAGAGGCAAATATTTTCAAAGTTGCGGATTATGGTATCGTAGGTGATTTATTTGAGGTTGTGCCTCTACTAATCGAAGAATTTAAAGCGTTAAAAGTGAATGCATAA
- a CDS encoding electron transfer flavoprotein subunit beta/FixA family protein, with the protein MNIFALIKRTFDTEEKIVVSGGKIQEDGAEFIINPYDEYAIEEAIQVRDAAGGKVTVVSIGGEDAEKQLRTALAMGADEAVLINTEDDLDELDQNAAAYILAEYLKDKDPDLILTGNVAIDGGSGQVGPRVADLLDINYVTTITKLEIDGTSAKIVRDIEGDSEVIETSLPLLVTAQQGLNEPRYPSLPGIMKAKKKPLAELELDDLDIDEDDVEVKVETVDIFLPAQKAAGRVLEGELSAQVKELVNLLHTEAKVV; encoded by the coding sequence ATGAACATTTTTGCATTAATTAAACGTACGTTTGATACAGAAGAAAAAATCGTTGTGTCAGGTGGTAAAATCCAAGAGGATGGCGCAGAATTCATCATCAATCCTTACGATGAATATGCAATTGAAGAAGCAATTCAAGTACGTGACGCTGCTGGCGGTAAAGTAACAGTTGTTTCAATTGGTGGCGAAGATGCAGAAAAGCAATTACGCACAGCTCTTGCAATGGGAGCAGATGAAGCGGTTCTTATTAATACAGAAGACGATCTAGATGAACTGGATCAAAATGCAGCTGCATATATTTTAGCTGAGTATTTAAAAGATAAAGACCCTGATTTAATTTTAACAGGAAACGTTGCAATTGACGGAGGTTCTGGTCAAGTAGGCCCACGTGTTGCAGATTTACTAGACATTAATTATGTAACAACAATTACAAAGCTTGAAATCGACGGAACATCTGCGAAAATTGTGCGCGATATCGAAGGTGATTCAGAAGTTATCGAGACATCTTTACCACTTTTAGTAACAGCTCAGCAAGGTTTAAACGAGCCACGTTACCCATCTTTACCAGGTATTATGAAAGCGAAGAAGAAACCGCTTGCAGAACTTGAGTTAGATGATTTAGATATCGATGAAGATGATGTAGAAGTTAAGGTAGAAACAGTTGATATTTTCTTACCAGCTCAAAAGGCAGCAGGTCGTGTTCTTGAGGGCGAACTTTCTGCACAAGTAAAAGAACTAGTAAACCTACTTCATACAGAGGCGAAAGTAGTTTAA